From Populus alba chromosome 16, ASM523922v2, whole genome shotgun sequence:
CAGTTTACATTAAGTTTCCAGAATCTTGTTTCTTGAATCCCCTTTATAGAGAAATTACAGTTTTAGGTCAAAATGTGGAGAGTTAAACTTCAAAAGACCAAGCTTTGAATAAACTTAAATTGTCAGCTGACCCAACATCCACTCTCCGATAAATTTCTTGCAACACATGTCCTCGATTCCATTTCAAATGAGTTGAACTGAAGAAACCAGACCAGGTCGGTTGCTGAACCATACCACGTAGAGCCGGCAACAACAGAAGCTGAAATAATGACAGCAGCAATAACAATGGAAAGTctgttagaaaagaaaaactgcTTCCCCATATATAATCCCTTGTATAGATGTGCGGACACCAGGATGGAATATGCCTGTTGTTCCAGtacagagaaaataaaagataagaatcACGACCTTCCACACCACATGCCACATGTATTTACAAACATTGTCTTTCTGGTtatccataaaattaatcagATGCCATCAAAAAGTTAAAAGGGTTAAtcatcaacaatgataaaaccaTTCAATTTGATAAGCCAAATCCACAAGATAAAAAACTTCAGCAGTCAGCATTGTTTATGGGATATCACTCTTCATATGGTACAAACACAAAAGAGCCAGCATATTCATGGTTTTATTGTACAATAGATAGAACATACTCGAAACATTTCTTACATTCTTTCGCTAGGATGGTAAATTTTCTAAAGTGAAGCTGTAGCGAAGCTCTATGGGTTGTGTTTATGATTGATGTCCAGGGGAAAAACTTGTATCATACTAGAATACTGGCTCAAGTAGATTTCTTGGGAGCATTGCCCTCTGATTGAGTTTTAgattcttctttcttctccatGACCTGCTGGACACCCTCCTGATACCCTTGTATAAAACTTTTAAGAGCATCTCTATAAGCAGAAGCTCTAGTCATGTACACACGTTGTAAAGCTGGCCTCAATGTCTCCATACCTCCCCTTGCAGCAACCGCTGTTAATttcatttgcataaaaaaaaagattattaaacAATGTCAGGATTTAATGCAACAAATCAGAGATTAAGaaatcattaagaaaaaaaaaaagagaacgaaAATAGATAGAGCAATAAAAACAGACGGAGCGATAAAAGGGATTTCATGTCATGTAGTTCAAGAAACAATCTACTACAACCCAATGACTATAAGGAACAAAACTGTTAAGAACTCAACACTAAACAAGAAGGATTTGGTCTTTTAATCACTATCTTAAGGAAGCCCGAGCAGCTTTCACAACTGGTTTGGGCAATGCTAAAAACTCCGGAGATCAACATCACAGAAAAAGCCCAAGTAAGATTTCTATGGAAGAGGATTCAAATAGCGAAGGTCCAGGCCAATAAACCACCAAACACCAAAGGCACAAGCACTATAGCTTCCTTCTATCTGAAAAGTGGCTTGTTTCATCCATATCTTAGAACCACCCCTACTTAACTACACAGCAAATCAACAATATCCCATCAGATTCGAGGAGTCCACAACTCACAAATTCAACTCCCCAAGAAGGCACTCACATAATTCTAAAGACAGAAAGGCATATTGGAAAGTAGACGTTTCCCATAGAATATGAATGCCAATTTCCAAATCACCACAAAAAAAGACCCCCCAATTTCCAAAAAACAATACTTCGAACACAATATATGCATAAATCAGTAGTATACCATACAATGTGATTGCTACCAAACCCAATACATTTGAATAACAAATTAACTACTAATCCATAAATTCCCCAATTTGAGAGAGATAGGGAGTCGAACTGACCAAGATCTTCAACAACAGAGGGCTCTTTCTCTTGAGCAGAAGAAGTGGTCTTAGCTTCACCATTGGCTTCATTATCTTTTGCATAATCATTAGGCCTAAGATCAGGACCAATATCTCTCACCCAGCTAGCACAATAAAGCTTTGTTGCCTTCTTCaatatctattattatttttatatttattatatatttatcgaAATAGAAtagaattcaagaaaattaaagggaaaaaaaaaaaacttacaaaaagATTGTCGCGCCAAGTTAATTTGGGACGTTTTTGGATATGAGGAGGATCAGGTAGAGAAGAAGGGAAAGCTATTTCTCTTAAATCGTAGCGGATGTAATCGTACACTTTTCTACACACTACTCTCACCTTCATTTttcctcctctcctctctctaaACCCCACCTCCTTCTCACTTTCTCAAGGGCAGACTCCCTCCCTCTGCTCACTCCAGTACGATGTTGTTTCGGAGGAGGATGCCTGCGGTTTTAAAAAtttctatattgttttttaaaatatttgtatttgtaaatttattaaaataattatttttattttttaaaatttatttttaatatcaatattaatttaaaaaatatattattttaaataaaaaattaatttcttttaaacagCATGGGACTCCAAAGAATCTCTTGTAatctcattttatattttaatcaattcattatttatattataattttaaaatttgattgatttggaattgaaatcaaataaaattaaaaaaaattaaaaatttaagtaatACGATTGGCCAAGTAAGAcctgattataatttattaattatttattttaactaaaataatattgttttaatttataaaaaaaaaaattagaattgatcccaataaaatttattaccCGAGTCTTAGATTAGTGCACCACCAAACTAGTTTTAAATActctaatttatatttaattgagtCAGGTCATATGGATCCAACCGCTTAATGTTGGTTTCtattaattttcataaacaTGAGAAGAATTGTGCGAGTTATAACataatatattgtatttttttttatcgaaacaaaatattttgtatgAGTTGAGTAGcactggatattttttttttttactttatgttTTGGTGGtagtttataatattttttattttaaaatgtattaaaataatttttttatttttttatttttaataacaatatattaaaattattaaaaataacttttaaaaaaaatagcttaccCTACAAGCAGCCAAAACCACTTACTGGTCATTCCGAATATAGcataaagccaaaaaaaaaaggggtggtTCCAGAACTGGAACAAAATAGAGGATGCTTCTTCTTTCCCTGAGGCTATTGATGTTGAAGGGAAAGCTTTTTTACTTTCCCAATACCAATCTTCTGGTACAAAGAAAACCTACAAGTCTACAACTGCTATGCCTGCCATGAACCTGCTATGAAAACGATACACCTGCTCTACTGACCTGTGGCTCTGCCATTTTTAGAGAAGAAAGAAGTCACAACAATCAACTCTCACCACAATATGAACCCTAATTCTCCTACTTGCATTACCATTTATTCAACAACCGCGCGCAACCACATATATCCCTTCTTTCTCTTCCAAGATACCTTGAAAGCAACAAGaagaatttatacataaaaagaCTTGCtgttccttctctctcttctctgtaTGGATCATCATCACCAGCCAACCAACCAAAAACACCACCTTCTTTATTTGCCCCTCGTAATCAAGAGAGAACTTGTCTATGCAATCTCTTTTCTCATTGTCGTGGCGTCTTCATTCTTCGTCTTTGATCTTATTGGCTCTTTCGATCCGCGATCTGTCTTTCGTTTTGGTTTCATAAAGAACGATAAAGACTCGTCACAGTCAGCAGCCTGTGATTATTCTCGTGGAAGATGGGTTCGGGATGAAAGTTACAAGAATCTATCTTACACTGAAAGCTGCCCCTTTCTTGATCCAGGCTTTCGGTGCCTTCAAAACGGAAGAAAGGACGTAGACTATCGGAATTGGCGATGGCAGCCAGAAGGGTGTGATTTGCCAAGGTATGGAAGCTtatatcatgaaagtttaaCAAGCCTTGTCATGCATGCATGGATGCTTCTTTCAATATTGCATTTTCtttattaagtttatatatttGAAACCTTAATTAATATAAGTGAAGTAACTTTTGAGTTTGGCATCCAAATTTCATGAGTTTTGATGAACTTTATCGTGAGACCAGTACTTTAGACGGGTTCCTGTTATGGGAAAAGCAGGAGCTTTTCATTACAGGTGAAGGGCATGAGATCGATAAACTCTCTAACCACCACTACAGTTGTCCTAAAACTGTCAATTAGGATCCTTTTCCACATATTTCAACCCCATCGATTGCATGCCACGTAAGAGTTAATTGAGAGCCACTGTAGGCATAACACAGGGAATGTGGTGAATATTGACCATCATTTTCCAACTCGATGCGTGACGGCACTCGCCAGCCATTTGGCTCAATAAGCTCATGCATGCAAGCAATTTGCAGCGTCTATATTGAGATTTTCCTCAACTCACTCCTCCAGTTTCTACTCAGATTTAATGCAAGTGAAATCCTGAACAGAGGCAGAAATGGAAGGGTTGTGTTTGCTGGGGACTCTGTTGGCAGAAACCAGTGGGAGTCTTTCCTGTGCATGCTTGCTCAAGGGGTTGCCAACAAGTCTTCAATATATGAAGAGAACGGGAACCCAATAACAAAACACAAAGGATTTCTCTCCATGCGCTTCAGCGAATACAATCTCACGGTTGAATACTATAGGGCACCCTTTCTTGTATTCATCGGCCGCCCACCTCGGAGTTCACCGGCAGGCATCAAAATGACGATTAAGGTCGACCAGCTGCACTGGTTTTCCAGAAACTGGGAAGGGGCTGACGTTCTGATGTTCAACACAGGGCATTGGTGGAATGAAGATAAAACCGTCAAGATGTAGGAGATTTTCTCCCTTTTTCAGTTCCTATTTATTGCTGACCACAAAGTACGTCACGCTGCATGAAAGACAATTATGACAATTTGGTATGTGCAGGGGTAACTACTTTGAGGACGGAGGTAAGGTCAACATGTCGTTGAATGTGATGGAAGCATTTCAAAAATCTCTTCAGACATGGAAGTCATGGGGTGAAAATTTAAGCTCTGAAGGGACACGTGTTTTCTTTCGTGGCTACTCCCCAGTACATTACAGGTAAATGTTCTTGGCGCCCGTCCAGCTAGGATTTGTGCGGACGTGGATTATCTCAATCCAgattatatacttttttttaatatgaaaaattgcAGGAATGGTACGTGGGATGAAGGGGGCCGATGTGATGTTGATATACAACCAGAGGCAAACTACATGATGCTGGAACCTGAGCCAGTGTATAACCAAATAATTTCAACTGTAATCAAAGAGATGGATTATGGAGACAGGAAGGTTGGGTTCTTAAACGTTACGCATCTGTCACAGTTCAGGTACGACGGTCACCCGTCTCGTCATCGAGAGCCCGGCACTCCGATTGATGCTCCACAGGACTGCAGTCATTGGTGCCTACCTGGAATACCAGATACATGGAATGAAATCCTATATGCTAATTTATTGTCAACGGGATTCAGAACCAGGTGATATTATGTAGTGTAATTTACCAGTAACCTAATCTTGAAGGGTTTTGGTCACTGTCGGACTGTACATAAACTGGGCTGCTTCTGATCAGGATAGTACCTCTCCATTTTCTTTGGTATCCACTTCACTCGTTTCCATTTCCTTCACTTTCTCAAGTTGCCTCAAGAGATCCAACCTTTCTGGTCCATATGTGGATGGTATCTGCCAAAGAACATATTATAAAAGCACCTGGTATTTGGAGATTTGACATCtaaataagaatatataaaaaaggaatttattGGCTCAGAAACAACGCACCAAAGCTGGCACATATCTCTGGATAGCAGCCAACATTGCTGCATGCCCCACAGCAGTAACCTAAGATGCACAAATTATCCTTTCTACATCAGGTCACGGTGGAAAAAAACAGTGCCAATAGATGTAAAATGGGGGCAATACATCACAGATTTGGATTTAAATTTTTGTGGAAATGCAGTTCAGTTTTCCATGTGTTACAAGAAACCCAATTCTGAGGACCATATATAATTAACACACAAAATTCTGcactcaaaaaaattcaaagtatcTTTTATATGGTGGAGGTGCAGCTTCAATCAGTTGCTATAAAATAAGTGCAGACTCAACCCAGATCTGAAGACAAGTCAGATTATGAACTTGAAATGAACCTGGCCAATTTGTAGGTTAGTTTAATAGTGCACTTGAAGCTAACCAAGCTCTTTATGCTTGGAACCTTTTAGGCATCCATCCCCCTTTTTTTGAACTTGCACCAGAACTAACAATTTTTGACACAGTATTATGCCTAAACATACCAGATAGAAGCTTGGTCAGGGTCTCGactttctaaatatattaaGGTTGACAACTGGATTTCTTAAACAGTATGACAATGAACAGGGTGATCCACAAGCTGTGCCACAGAAATAATGCAGCTGCAATGAAGATAATTACAAGTTCTATATATCTGGATATAAACCTCCCACATAGCAACAGGGATGAGTATTTCTAAATGACTGGATTGTCCTAAAGCACCATTTAGTTTACCAGAAACAATTTCACCACAAATAGAAGGAGAAGTGACAAACCAAGCTTGCCAGATGAATCAATGAGAAGTCATGATACTTAAGAGTTGTGTGATTTGAGGATTAATGAgaggatgaaaatgaaacaaCTAAAATGATACACTGTTTATGAGGGTATTTTTAAGATGGGACTTACAGGAAGGAGCATAAGAAAACCAATAGGTATCACTGATGCCAAGTCTATCATAGTTCTCCGgagagtttttctttctttctctgttaACTCATCTCCAATCAAGAGCCTTTTAAGCAACCCCATTGAAGCAGCAACATCAATAGCTAGAAGCTGAGTTCCTTGCAACACATCCTGCACATATTTAACCATACATATTATCAATGAGGTGCAAACAGTCCAGGAACTGAGTTCTAAAATTGAAAACCTAAATGCCATACATCATGTGGTAGTCACAGAATAGatattaaagatttaattgGGAGTGAGTTTCAAATCCTaatgatctttttttcttctaaacaaTTCAAAGAAATGAGCATTATTTTGCATTTGTTTCAGCATGCCTAGCATTCCTGCACAAACACCAATACAGGTACAAGTAGATGTTCAGTGTACCAGCAGAAACAATGCGTTCATTTTAGTTAATATATTTGGCCTACGAATGACTTTACTCATCTAGCTTtcaataaaccaattaaatgtcCACTGTCATCAACCCAACCAAATCATTTTGATCACGAAACACAAAggtgcaagaaaagaaaaattcaattaataccAACATAGCAAAGCACATTAGGAAATCGTATCCACTTATTGATGTGATGTCACATGCTTGAGCTTGAAAGATATACAATACTTTACCAATTATGAAAGAATGGAAAGTGCTAGTCGTACCGTGCTTGTTTTCTTTAGCTTaacaattgatttttcaatGATATTTTCATTCCTTGGAACCTGGATTAATTGAGAGCTTGCAGCCTCATCATGGTAATTAGCACCATCATCTGTAACCTTAAtatcctaaaaataaaacaaagtttaaGCAGTTACATAGAATCTCATAAGAATAATGTCAAGAATACAGAGTTGGCAGTAGTCATTATAAATAAACCTTgttgatattatataaaataacaaaaagcaaTCATTTCCAAGTAATCCTAGAATGTAAGTTGcattcttttttaagaaaaaaaggtcTCAAGGAGTCGTTGCTTggagcaataataataattatggacTTGCAACCATAGAGGTACAAATTAAGCCAAGCAAGCAGCTACTTCAAAAAGTCCTTACCCCCTTCACTAGGACCATAACCAGTTTACAATGTTACAAAATTTGTTTCCCACATTCCATATCAggtttattcatgttttttgaaCTGTACAGGCATGtgcatttaatttattacaTGGAGGAAAAAAACCACTGTAACATTCAAATGTTACAAAGGAGATGTAAAAAGCATGAGACACACCTCTTCATTTTCATATTGTTCAGTACTTTTTTGAACCCGTTTTTCAAGTTCCATCAGTTCATTCCTTAAAAGTTCAAAGCGACGAATTTCATTTGAATCCAACTCTCCAATACCCATACTTGTAGTAGTTTGCCCAATATCTGCATCTCCCTGCATTTACCAAACCAATTTTACATAACttccattttaataaaaaataatcaactccTGAAGGAAAACAATGTACTTCAGAGCACAACATTAGCATGAAAATAGGTGAGAACCAAAAGCCACAGCTGATAAAATTCACTTAATTAGGTAAGAAATGTTATTAATAACCTTAATTTAGAAAGTATTGACAGTCATCGCTATTCAAGAATGTTAAACATTAAGGAGTCCTAATAACTGGGTTTGGCACGTTACTCCTCTCTCCTTTGGTATACTTCCACTCAACAACATCAAGATCGAGAATTCCAGCATGTACAATGTGGAATACCGAACTATACTATATGATGTTCTTGTGAATGAGTTGCAATTGAAGTTTTGCAAgttgtataaattcataatttctttctttctgacAGGAGGTAGATATGAAGAAGTGCATCAAAATTTATCCACAGAAGGAAACAAATAAAGTTAGGTCTACAAAAAGTTTCCCATATTTATTGGTCTGCTTTTAGTAGCTACTTCATTGCTAATAGGGAGCTGCTAGTAGAAGGGATATACTCTTGAACCACCTCCATTTAACTAGTAAAAAGATGGCCTTTAATTATAGGCACTACAAGCAACAAGTGGTTGAAAAAACAGGATAATTAACCATCTAATTCTAACCAATAGACAATGTTGCCATTCAATTCCACATATCATTCATCATGTACGATTAATTGTTTGCTAATAATCAAAACAGTCTAAATGTACGAATTAGTCAAGTCAGTTTATTTAATATCCAAGAGAAATTCCAACTATTATTGTTAGCATGAACCAGACTTTCTGCCTTTAAGTTGGCCTTTCAAAATGGGAAATATAATGCTTCCAAACCAAACTGCGGCACTATATTCAAGCGTAGGACAGCacagtaaaatatttttgaccaGCACATAGCAAATAACAACCTATAGGACAAAAATATCTGCCAGTGCCTTAATTTTTCTCTCTGAATGCAGCACTTCAACAAGAATAACTCAAGGTCAAAGGACATCATagaaataagaagaataaaaacagCTCAAGGTCATCTGCTTATCAAATGGCTAATGAGGAGTGCCTTTACTTTTACTTTCCGAAAATAACGCTATGtaattcattttagtttttcttctaaGGATCTAGTTTTATGCTACTAGCAATCAAGAAGCTTTCGTTGAGAAAAAATTCTTCAACTAGCTTGAAACATTTGAGAGTGGAACTTCCAAAGCACTCACAAACATATACAATTACAAAAAGACGCCACCCACAAACAGTTACTATTGTAGACATATCGTGAAGGGAGGGCATACAAATGCATCAGCAACTGCCACATCAGGGCCAAGCTTCTTGGTTGAAGAGTACACAAGGAAGTTCCACAGTCCTTGAAATTTACTGATaactcaaaaagaa
This genomic window contains:
- the LOC118038455 gene encoding uncharacterized protein gives rise to the protein MKVRVVCRKVYDYIRYDLREIAFPSSLPDPPHIQKRPKLTWRDNLFILKKATKLYCASWVRDIGPDLRPNDYAKDNEANGEAKTTSSAQEKEPSVVEDLAVAARGGMETLRPALQRVYMTRASAYRDALKSFIQGYQEGVQQVMEKKEESKTQSEGNAPKKST
- the LOC118038458 gene encoding protein trichome birefringence-like 8 isoform X2, whose product is MDHHHQPTNQKHHLLYLPLVIKRELVYAISFLIVVASSFFVFDLIGSFDPRSVFRFGFIKNDKDSSQSAACDYSRGRWVRDESYKNLSYTESCPFLDPGFRCLQNGRKDVDYRNWRWQPEGCDLPRGRNGRVVFAGDSVGRNQWESFLCMLAQGVANKSSIYEENGNPITKHKGFLSMRFSEYNLTVEYYRAPFLVFIGRPPRSSPAGIKMTIKVDQLHWFSRNWEGADVLMFNTGHWWNEDKTVKMGNYFEDGGKVNMSLNVMEAFQKSLQTWKSWGENLSSEGTRVFFRGYSPVHYRNGTWDEGGRCDVDIQPEANYMMLEPEPVYNQIISTVIKEMDYGDRKVGFLNVTHLSQFRYDGHPSRHREPGTPIDAPQDCSHWCLPGIPDTWNEILYANLLSTGFRTR
- the LOC118038458 gene encoding protein trichome birefringence-like 8 isoform X1, which produces MDHHHQPTNQKHHLLYLPLVIKRELVYAISFLIVVASSFFVFDLIGSFDPRSVFRFGFIKNDKDSSQSAACDYSRGRWVRDESYKNLSYTESCPFLDPGFRCLQNGRKDVDYRNWRWQPEGCDLPRFNASEILNRGRNGRVVFAGDSVGRNQWESFLCMLAQGVANKSSIYEENGNPITKHKGFLSMRFSEYNLTVEYYRAPFLVFIGRPPRSSPAGIKMTIKVDQLHWFSRNWEGADVLMFNTGHWWNEDKTVKMGNYFEDGGKVNMSLNVMEAFQKSLQTWKSWGENLSSEGTRVFFRGYSPVHYRNGTWDEGGRCDVDIQPEANYMMLEPEPVYNQIISTVIKEMDYGDRKVGFLNVTHLSQFRYDGHPSRHREPGTPIDAPQDCSHWCLPGIPDTWNEILYANLLSTGFRTR